The following coding sequences lie in one Plasmodium berghei ANKA genome assembly, chromosome: 7 genomic window:
- a CDS encoding ubiquitin conjugation factor E4 B, putative yields the protein MLDIVKEDNLIQNTFQICLKKEGGNNTKSHLESYENELKENNDELYFKVDNLYFILIHKIASLHKQKKNCLSYLCSCSVRLQDKHFFKSLNIEYKSIENITNEILDQIINSTIIYLENLDVYPNAKISYKERINVFYEFLKGSCTSRFLKKLLSAIEENDKSENENNKQLNKFFNPIIDIILENLNSRNLIYPKNDVAVLLKFISSFKQLADLVVNNKSIFLYLNLKDRVKDTILYQSHFKIEDSQKDEEEKMDNEKEVNNINVSDQVDGNESNKIYGFNKNGKSSNDKEIGGCGYNLQLNSLLGRLISPTIITMPNIKNKEEIAMYKYFYNNTTNSLNKMTLASLKNIYTVLRGDTNWILENCVEIIKNLLKGSNESKKRVLLWLNCILISNEKKTKIMYHYSTYPQSLDNSYGLFLKLLGENSYGFCLNILWILLCLCEPITINKINDLDLYFFLRDDPFSGFILKNITNQSSFEEISNVEKIKNKVKNFESFKKEPKFITCIFWMAYKALSVFLKPSIDEFIRIVHGVSNAKDKNIYYMNIHTWKIFLYNSRFAQLLFKFLNLCMSYILNVVYLYDRDGNLDASMKSYLDEHKGKYSHLVLKACPPPNESNNEICKSYSHRNTGTNIEPNTTEEDASNNDRSGNTRNADELERENGATNSENNLCASPQFSIIPTFFLSDIFEIIFLLYELDTFKTQHHETFMSYINLDLFLALTIFTMLSEKHIKSIHLRCESAPKTFTYLYKSDSLKSIIEESDLTKKYIIKSLTNVFISSQKGEYTERMQTRLRIVENFNSFFFNKIYVNQFTQLIINNNNLFVHLIHLLLNDVNFLVEEVVSYLSEIKRRENKKKTKETSRTGSSTIRVERSGNGNSQNEEGIYNQSNNIDRRNRNLIDGEDVEEDDVLNEFDEARDHYGNGLNMNYENGEYNEESENNGSGGGSDIHNESMSNLATKTKMIITYCYESCVFLNLLCKNYPINIVTSNTILTQIVTCLNCYFDYLVGHKSLNIKVKNMEQYNFRPQLWLTSIVESYLYLLNLEKNYQDLLIKEIANEGRYYKQEIFNKAYYICKRESLLNKEDLNKFKLFCQNIIDMKDEVELFDDTSDIPEKFLDPILQDIMFDPVLLPTSGIVIDRKNIERHLMSEPNDPFNRAPLSKEQLIPMSELKEEIQNYVNKLKEEKMKKKKKKNVDLDADMDPNEGAEKKEETDSNINKNEFD from the coding sequence atgttggACATTGTGAAAGAAGACAACTTAATTCAAAATACGTTTcaaatatgtttaaaaaaGGAAGGGGGAAATAATACTAAATCTCATCTTGAGTCatatgaaaatgaattaaaagaaaataatgatgaattatattttaaagtagataacttatattttatattaatacataaaatagCAAGTTTGcacaaacaaaaaaaaaactgtTTAAGTTATTTATGCTCTTGTTCTGTTCGATTACAAGacaaacatttttttaaaagtttaaatatagaatataaatctatagaaaatataacaaatgaGATATTAgatcaaataataaatagtacaattatatatttagaaaatttaGATGTTTATCCAAATGcaaaaatatcatataaaGAAAGAATAAACgtattttatgaatttcTAAAAGGATCTTGTACATCAagatttttaaaaaaattattgtctgcaattgaagaaaatgataaaagtgagaatgaaaataataaacaattaaataaattttttaatccaataatagatataattttagaaaatttaaattctagaaatttaatatatcctAAAAATGATGTAGCAGtacttttaaaatttatatcaaGTTTTAAGCAATTAGCTGATTTGGttgttaataataaatcgatatttttatatcttaaTTTGAAGGATAGAGTAAAGGATACTATTTTATATCAATCTCATTTCAAAATTGAAGATTCTCAAAAAgatgaagaagaaaaaatggacaatgaaaaagaagttaataatattaatgtaAGTGATCAAGTGGATGGAAATGAatcaaacaaaatatatggatttaataaaaatggaaaaagtAGTAATGATAAAGAAATTGGGGGATGTGGTTATAATTTACAATTAAATAGTTTATTAGGTAGACTTATATCACCAACAATAATAACTATgccaaatataaaaaataaagaagaaattgcaatgtataaatatttttataataatacaacaaatagtttaaataaaatgacaTTGGCTagtttgaaaaatatttatactgTATTAAGAGGAGATACAAATTGGATTTTAGAAAATTGTGTcgaaataattaaaaatttattaaaaggTAGTAATGAAAGCAAAAAAAGGGTTTTGCTATGGTTAAATTGTATATTAATATcgaatgaaaaaaaaaccaaAATAATGTATCACTATTCTACTTATCCACAATCTTTAGATAATTCATAtggtttatttttaaaattattggGAGAAAATTCATATGGTTTTTGCTTAAACATTTTATggatattattatgtttatGTGAGCCTATAACTATTAACAAAATCAATGATTTagatttgtatttttttttaagagaTGATCCATTTTCAggatttattttaaaaaatataactaaTCAATCTTCGTTTGAAGAAATATCCAatgttgaaaaaattaaaaataaagtaaaaaattttgaaagttttaaaaaagaacCTAAATTTATTACTTGTATATTTTGGATGGCATATAAAGCTCTAAGTGTTTTCCTTAAACCTTCGATAGATGAATTTATTAGAATAGTTCATGGTGTTTCCAATGCTAaggataaaaatatttattatatgaatatacatacatggaaaatatttttatacaattCTCGTTTTGCTCAACttttattcaaatttttgaatttatGTATgagttatattttaaatgtagtttatttatatgacCGTGATGGTAATTTAGATGCATCTATGAAATCATATTTGGATGAACataaaggaaaatattCTCACCTAGTTCTGAAAGCTTGCCCACCTCCCAATGAatcaaataatgaaatatgtAAATCATATAGCCATAGAAACACAGGAACTAATATAGAACCCAATACAACTGAAGAAGACGCATCTAATAATGATAGAAGTGGAAATACAAGAAATGCTGATGAATTGGAAAGAGAAAATGGAGCTACTAACTCTGAAAACAATTTATGTGCATCTCCACAATTTTCTATAATTccaacattttttttaagtgatatatttgaaataatatttttattatacgAGTTAGATACATTTAAAACACAACATCATGAAACCTTTAtgtcatatataaatttagatttatttttagcgcttacaatttttacaaTGCTTAGtgaaaaacatataaaaagtatCCATTTAAGATGTGAATCAGCTCCTAAAACatttacttatttatataaatcagATAGTTTAAAATCTATAATTGAAGAATCagatttaacaaaaaaatatattatcaaatcATTAACAAATGTGTTTATTTCATCACAAAAAGGAGAGTATACAGAAAGAATGCAAACTCGTTTGCGAATTGTTGAGAATTttaatagttttttttttaataagaTATATGTAAACCAATTTACccaattaattataaataataataatttgtttgtacatttaattcatttgtTATTAAATGATGTAAACTTTTTGGTTGAAGAAGTTGTTTCATATTTGTcagaaataaaaaggagagaaaataaaaaaaaaactaaagAGACATCAAGAACGGGTTCTAGTACAATTAGAGTAGAGAGAAGTGGAAATGGAAATTCACAAAATGAAGAAGGAATTTATAATcaaagtaataatatagatagACGAAATAGAAATCTAATAGATGGTGAAGATGTAGAAGAAGATGATGtattaaatgaatttgATGAAGCACGAGACCATTATGGAAATGGTTTGAATATGAATTATGAAAATGGAGaatataatgaagaaaGCGAAAATAACGGAAGTGGAGGTGGATCAGATATACATAATGAAAGCATGTCAAATTTAGCAActaaaacaaaaatgataataacaTATTGTTATGAATCttgtgtatttttaaatttattatgcAAAAATTATCCAATAAACATTGTAACGTCAAATACTATATTAACTCAAATAGTTACTTGtttaaattgttattttgattatttagTAGGGCATAAaagtttaaatataaaagtaaaGAATATGGAGCAATATAATTTCAGACCTCAATTATGGTTAACCAGTATAGTAGAATcatatctatatttattaaatttagaaaaaaattaccaagatttattaataaaagaaatagcTAATGAAGGTAGATATTATAAACAAGAAATTTTTAACAaagcatattatatatgtaaaagaGAAAGcttattaaataaagaagatttaaacaaatttaaattattttgtcaaaatattattgataTGAAAGATGAAGTTGAATTATTTGACGATACAAGTGATATACCAGAGAAATTTTTAGATCCTATTTTACAAGATATAATGTTTGATCCAGTTTTATTACCAACATCTGGTATTGTTATAGATAGGAAGAATATTGAAAGGCATTTAATGAGTGAACCCAATGATCCATTTAATAGAGCTCCTCTTTCAAAAGAGCAATTAATTCCTATGTCAGAATTGAAGGAagaaatacaaaattatgttaataagctgaaagaagaaaaaatgaaaaaaaaaaaaaaaaaaaatgttgatCTTGATGCAGATATGGATCCAAATGAAGGAGCCGAAAAAAAGGAAGAGACAGATTctaatattaacaaaaatgaatttgATTAG
- a CDS encoding dehydrodolichyl diphosphate synthetase, putative — protein MALNIIERIIASLLRKYTNIKHLSIIMDGNRRFAKQMGLHTSIGHYLGSKNLIHIIEICIQLNIKILSVFAFSLLNYNRSPEEIHILFYLNLFFLINEEYFLKFVKQNKIRIRIIGNLSYINEAYREIIHNTEEKTKHHDNLILNIFFSYTSRNEMNLCKINPNLYFDSYKDLLKKRNINYACANSNNSDKKNIQINPKIKNTQISQVQCNCGKVCSLDENQIKILNYHNKLLTSDIPPPDILIRTSGEQRLSDFLLYQISEFTEIYFIDDYWPLFNFLKFTYVILHYTIFRTSKKFFSYSNPCQH, from the exons ATGGCTCTCAATAT aattGAAAGAATAATAGCTTCACTTTTACGCAAGTATACCAATATTAAACATTTAT CGATTATCATGGATGGAAATAGGCGATTTGCAAAACAAATGGGGTTGCACACATCCATAGGGCATTACTTGGGATCTAAAAATTTGATACAT attatagaaatatgtatccaattaaatataaagattTTATCAGTTTTCGCATTTTCCTTACTAAACTATAATAGAAGTCCAGAAGAAAttcatattcttttttacctaaatcttttttttttgataaatgaagaatatttttt AAAGTTtgttaaacaaaataaaatacgaATAAGAATTATCGGGAATTTGTCTTATATCAATGAAGCATATAGAGAAATCATACATAATACtgaagaaaaaacaaaacacCATGACAA tcTTATActcaatatatttttttcatacaCAAGTCGAAACGAAATGAACctatgtaaaataaatcccaatttatattttgacTCTTATAAGGATTTACTAAAAAAACGAAACATTAATTATGCCTGTGCAAATTCGAACAATTcggataaaaaaaatattcaaataaatcctaaaataaaaaatacacaaaTTTCTCAAGTGCAATGCAATTGCGGAAAAGTTTGTTCTTTAGATGAAAATCAAATTAAAAT ATTAAATTACCATAATAAGTTGCTAACTTCCGATATACCCCCCCCAGATATTTTAATAAGAACATCAGGTGAACAAAGATTGTCcgattttttgttatatcaG ATATCGGAATTTACCGAAATATACTTTATTGATGATTACTGGccattatttaattttttgaaatttaCATACGTGATCTTGCATTACACAATTTTTCGAacatcaaaaaaatttttttcgtaTTCAAATCCTTGCCAACACTag